From a single Drosophila sulfurigaster albostrigata strain 15112-1811.04 chromosome 3, ASM2355843v2, whole genome shotgun sequence genomic region:
- the LOC133840308 gene encoding large proline-rich protein bag6 isoform X4 — protein sequence MLINLKVKTLDARTHEFSIDNEITIRQFKDQIAEKTNIAAENQRIIYQGRVLADDKQVKEYDVDGKVLHVAERPPFSQRGANATNNDEPQRSGFRNLSGRPAPRNMRNSPYFRALDGMLVGTMAIPVNNGALNTAGTRTPPNRFPNSSSFCINRITVALHMIDCANNIAAYLENPEVGLNNQSLDILQRGRWTMESTVVEVGVSSTDNPRNNNIIDMVQDAVNAALSRNTPGRNYTVVQLPTVYTNEAGGDPQQAANDAAAGGAGSDVGEEPTAAAAVIIEDVIVSDDEAADDIMPILGDDDEEGAAAAATQATGAGASTAATGDAANAAGYDANGANGSNVAVTGIGPRRRTRPQVLANVIQRYRTVQTRLAPFVDRYYEILEQDPAFEEAEGGEEAGQGENVARDNAQRIFDRVSEAFHYLSHAQHAISDLMLDLSQPGPRVLTCRPILVEQSGYIRSNNMFAANLPDMASPHTHPHPHQHPHAATATGSVVAIPINSPPNVANATADALRNAAQDALSAAAAAGGQANAAGGFWELSPNFVEDPVDPPNQQPSPSDLDPWRRMVGLLNMAVGGHAQAAAGTDGAAGTGTGDAATTQSGAANAAAGAGGAGGGAAATLVPNIISINLPVHLMATAMHPQGRQAPAADAGGNATAATATAASATAAATGTSEATGVAASTSGGTRSGGEQRANTLPTTATQTRSTARPQIQIGGNNNWAGRIAPTHTAFDRFLPCNSHHIREPAPLPQNNNNNTSNNNSNANTNANSARSNRRAGDIDAASIVISRLPRGQSGGTLDVSRAARRRASNSSSSSNRARSLPRLMASGGVGGFGGGARAFERNVPAAGANTNTNANANASNPPRYSRRARLIEALSMFDNMLVTNLTNRAHAALGGIADVAVTVTASVPGANASSTSSPSSSSSSSASSSSTGATTAAGADAAAASASASSSSSATQPTTGATTINASNLRAQLRRFLHHSVFEELPINEETMSTALDRALEWFNDSLLYLPQYERPEYNSRDSVCNTLRQSLRLAIELCSTNCEADAQFEQRLTQIREQFRKRLYSVLILCLGSANAELYWRQLMRLLFVPLRSNLRNEALQFLCSVIDPEIPTHTDTADAQQFLVLRNAQSTTPADAAQQQQSQSQTALDNDVEMADVASSSNSSSATELDKPLPDVTVGSQPWHNNFPNDWLPVITRDLQTQTEQNHPQPPYSDAYISGMSAKRRKIIQTEKPSSSVECLIASGVQRAIQSTGLSAPNGPGGGGVPVVNPDLVIGAIAHDAAVQAAYTDAVRTNARERIKQDNDYKPSKYPQIAKFTEQK from the exons atgttaataaaccTGAAGGTGAAAACTTTAGATGCGCGCACACACGAATTCAGCATCGACAATGAg ATAACCATACGACAGTTCAAGGATCAGATAGCGGAAAAGACAAATATTGCCGCGGAAAATCAACGCATCATTTACCAGGGACGCGTGTTGGCAGATGATAAGCAGGTGAAAGAATACG atgttGATGGCAAGGTGCTGCATGTGGCCGAGCGACCGCCGTTTTCGCAACGCGGCGCCAATGCCACCAACAACGATGAACCGCAACGCAGCGGCTTTCGCAATTTATCCGGTCGACCGGCGCCACGTAATATGCGCAATTCACCGTATTTTCGAGCACTCGACGGCATGCTCGTGGGCACTATGGCCATACCCGTCAACAATGGCGCCTTGAACACCGCGGGC ACACGTACGCCACCCAATCGCTTTCCCAACTCATCGTCGTTTTGCATTAATCGCATCACCGTGGCGCTTCACATGATCGACTGTGCCAACAATATTGCCGCCTATCTGGAAAATCCCGAAGTGGGTCTCAATAATCAATCGTTGGATATCTTACAACGCGGTCGCTGGACCATGGAATCCACTGTGGTCGAGGTGGGCGTCTCATCCACCGATAATCcacgcaacaacaatatcatcGACATGGTGCAGGATGCTGTCAATGCAGCACTGTCACGAAACACACCTGGACGCAACTACACAGTTGTCCAGCTGCCCACCGTCTATACGAATGAGGCAGGCGGCGATCCGCAGCAGGCGGCaaatgatgctgctgcagGCGGCGCTGGCAGCGATGTTGGTGAGGAgcccacagcagcagctgctgtgaTCATAGAGGACGTGATTGTGTCGGATGACGAGGCAGCCGATGATATTATGCCCATTCTGggagatgatgatgaagaaggTGCCGCAGCGGCTGCAACGCAAGCAACTGGCGCTGgtgcatcaacagcagcaactggcgATGCTGCCAATGCGGCTGGCTATGATGCCAACGGCGCCAATGGCTCGAATGTGGCTGTCACTGGCATTGGACCGCGTCGTCGCACACGTCCCCAGGTGCTGGCGAATGTGATACAACGATATCGCACGGTGCAAACGCGTTTGGCGCCCTTTGTCGATCGCTACTACGAGATACTCGAACAGGATCCCGCATTTGAGGAGGCGGAAGGCGGCGAGGAGGCAGGCCAGGGCGAGAATGTGGCACGCGACAATGCACAGCGGATCTTTGATCGCGTCTCGGAGGCATTCCATTATCTCTCGCATGCCCAGCATGCCATCTCCGATCTGATGTTGGATCTGTCGCAGCCTGGACCCCGGGTGCTCACCTGTCGTCCCATTCTCGTCGAGCAGAGTGGCTACATACGCTCGAACAATATGTTTGCGGCCAATCTGCCGGACATGGCTTCACCACATACGCATCCACATCCCCATCAGCATCCGCATGCTGCGACAGCAACTGGCTCTGTGGTCGCCATTCCCATCAATTCGCCACCGAATGTCGCAAATGCAACGGCGGATGCCCTGAGGAATGCTGCACAGGATGCTTTgtctgccgccgctgctgctggtggaCAGGCGAATGCTGCTGGTGGTTTCTGGGAATTGAGTCCCAACTTTGTCGAGGATCCCGTGGATCCACCGAATCAGCAACCATCGCCCTCCGATTTGG ATCCTTGGCGGCGCATGGTGGGTCTGCTCAACATGGCAGTAGGTGGACATGCACAGGCAGCAGCTGGAACTGATGGAGCGGCTGGAACAGGAACAGGCGATGCAGCTACCACCCAGTCTGGTGCAGCAAATGCGGCAGCCGGAGCTGGCGGGGCAGGCGGAGGCGCCGCAGCGACACTTGTGCCCAACATCATCTCCATCAATTTGCCTGTGCATCTGATGGCCACCGCAATGCATCCACAGGGACGCCAAGCacctgctgctgatgctggaGGCAATGcgacagctgcaacagcaacggcagcatctgcaacggcagcggcaacgggAACAAGTGAAGCAACTGGCGTCGCGGCATCCACATCGGGTGGCACACGCAGCGGAGGCGAACAGCGGGCCAACACTTTGCCCACAACGGCGACACAGACAAGGTCGACAGCTCGGCCGCAGATACAGAttggtggcaacaacaattgggcTGGCAGAATTGCCCCCACGCACACCGCCTTCGATCGCTTCTTGCCCTGCAACAGTCATCACATTCGCGAGCCTGCTCCCTTGCcccagaacaacaacaacaacacgagcaacaacaacagcaacgcaaaTACGAATGCCAACAGCGCCAGAAGCAATCGCAGAGCCGGCGACATCGATGCGGCTTCCATTG TCATCTCACGCTTGCCACGTGGCCAGAGCGGCGGCACCTTGGATGTGTCGCGTGCGGCGCGACGTcgtgccagcaacagcagcagcagtagcaaccgAGCTCGGAGCTTGCCGAGATTGATGGCAAGCGGCGGTGTTGGTGGTTTTGGTGGTGGTGCTCGTGCTTTCGAGAGGAATGTTCCTGCTGCTGGtgcgaatacaaatacaaatgcgaatgcgaatgcgagtaATCCACCTCGGTACAGTAGACGGGCTAGATTGATAGAAGCTTTGTCCATGTTTGACAATATGTTGGTAACTAATTTGACAAATCGTGCGCATGCAGCTTTGGGTGGCATCGCTGACGTGGCCGTCACCGTCACAGCCAGTGTCCCTGGTGCCAATGCCAGCTCCACCTcttccccctcctcctcctcctcatcctcagCCTCCTCCTCATCCACAGGAGCCACAACAGCCGCCGGAGcagacgctgctgctgcctccgcCTCTgcctccagctccagttccgCAACCCAACCAACAACAGGAGCAACCACAATCAATGCGAGCAATCTGCGTGCTCAGCTCCGCCGGTTCCTTCATCACAGCGTCTTCGAGGAATTGCCCATCAATGAGGAGACGATGTCCACGGCTCTGGATCGTGCCCTCGAGTGGTTCAACGACAGTTTGCTGTATCTGCCGCAGTACGAACGACCGGAGTACAACTCCCGTGATTCTGTGTGCAACACGTTGCGTCAGAGCCTGCGTCTGGCCATCGAGCTATGCAGCACCAACTGCGAAGCGGATGCACAGTTCGAGCAGCGTCTCACACAGATTCGTGAACAGTTCCGCAAGCGGCTCTACAGCGTGCTTATCCTGTGCCTGGGCAGCGCCAATGCCGAGCTCTATTGGCGTCAGCTGATGCGGCTGCTCTTCGTGCCGCTGCGATCGA ATTTGCGCAATGAAGCCTTGCAGTTCCTGTGCAGTGTGATTGATCCCGAGATTCCAACGCACACGGACACCGCGGATGCCCAACAGTTCCTGGTGCTGCGCAATGCGCAGTCCACAACACCAGCCGATGCAGCT cagcagcagcaatcgcagTCACAGACGGCGCTCGATAACGATGTGGAGATGGCCGAcgtggccagcagcagcaacagcagcagtgccACCGAACTGGACAAACCGCTGCCCGATGTCACCGTCGGCTCACAGCCCTGGCACAATAATTTCCCCAATGATTGGTTGCCCGTGATCACGCGTGACCTGCAAACCCAAACGGAG CAGAATCACCCGCAACCGCCTTACTCCGATGCCTACATATCTGGGATGTCAGCCAAGCGACGCAAAATCATTCAGACCGAGAAGCCATCGTCGAGCGTCGAATGCCTAATTGCCAGCGGTGTGCAACGTGCCATTCAAAGCACCGGATTGTCGGCACCCAATGGACCAGGTGGCGGTGGAGTGCCTGTCGTTAATCCCGATCTTGTGATTGGCGCAATTGCGCATGATGCTGCTGTCCAGGCCGCGTACACGGATGCGGTGCGAACGAATGCCCGCGAAAGGATCAAGCAGGACAACGATTATAAGCCAAGCAAATATCCGCAGATCGCCAAGTTCACAGAGCAAAAGTAG
- the LOC133840308 gene encoding large proline-rich protein bag6 isoform X1, producing MLINLKVKTLDARTHEFSIDNEITIRQFKDQIAEKTNIAAENQRIIYQGRVLADDKQVKEYDVDGKVLHVAERPPFSQRGANATNNDEPQRSGFRNLSGRPAPRNMRNSPYFRALDGMLVGTMAIPVNNGALNTAGTRTPPNRFPNSSSFCINRITVALHMIDCANNIAAYLENPEVGLNNQSLDILQRGRWTMESTVVEVGVSSTDNPRNNNIIDMVQDAVNAALSRNTPGRNYTVVQLPTVYTNEAGGDPQQAANDAAAGGAGSDVGEEPTAAAAVIIEDVIVSDDEAADDIMPILGDDDEEGAAAAATQATGAGASTAATGDAANAAGYDANGANGSNVAVTGIGPRRRTRPQVLANVIQRYRTVQTRLAPFVDRYYEILEQDPAFEEAEGGEEAGQGENVARDNAQRIFDRVSEAFHYLSHAQHAISDLMLDLSQPGPRVLTCRPILVEQSGYIRSNNMFAANLPDMASPHTHPHPHQHPHAATATGSVVAIPINSPPNVANATADALRNAAQDALSAAAAAGGQANAAGGFWELSPNFVEDPVDPPNQQPSPSDLDPWRRMVGLLNMAVGGHAQAAAGTDGAAGTGTGDAATTQSGAANAAAGAGGAGGGAAATLVPNIISINLPVHLMATAMHPQGRQAPAADAGGNATAATATAASATAAATGTSEATGVAASTSGGTRSGGEQRANTLPTTATQTRSTARPQIQIGGNNNWAGRIAPTHTAFDRFLPCNSHHIREPAPLPQNNNNNTSNNNSNANTNANSARSNRRAGDIDAASIVISRLPRGQSGGTLDVSRAARRRASNSSSSSNRARSLPRLMASGGVGGFGGGARAFERNVPAAGANTNTNANANASNPPRYSRRARLIEALSMFDNMLVTNLTNRAHAALGGIADVAVTVTASVPGANASSTSSPSSSSSSSASSSSTGATTAAGADAAAASASASSSSSATQPTTGATTINASNLRAQLRRFLHHSVFEELPINEETMSTALDRALEWFNDSLLYLPQYERPEYNSRDSVCNTLRQSLRLAIELCSTNCEADAQFEQRLTQIREQFRKRLYSVLILCLGSANAELYWRQLMRLLFVPLRSNLRNEALQFLCSVIDPEIPTHTDTADAQQFLVLRNAQSTTPADAAQPFVAPPPLAFPAQQQQQSQSQTALDNDVEMADVASSSNSSSATELDKPLPDVTVGSQPWHNNFPNDWLPVITRDLQTQTEQNHPQPPYSDAYISGMSAKRRKIIQTEKPSSSVECLIASGVQRAIQSTGLSAPNGPGGGGVPVVNPDLVIGAIAHDAAVQAAYTDAVRTNARERIKQDNDYKPSKYPQIAKFTEQK from the exons atgttaataaaccTGAAGGTGAAAACTTTAGATGCGCGCACACACGAATTCAGCATCGACAATGAg ATAACCATACGACAGTTCAAGGATCAGATAGCGGAAAAGACAAATATTGCCGCGGAAAATCAACGCATCATTTACCAGGGACGCGTGTTGGCAGATGATAAGCAGGTGAAAGAATACG atgttGATGGCAAGGTGCTGCATGTGGCCGAGCGACCGCCGTTTTCGCAACGCGGCGCCAATGCCACCAACAACGATGAACCGCAACGCAGCGGCTTTCGCAATTTATCCGGTCGACCGGCGCCACGTAATATGCGCAATTCACCGTATTTTCGAGCACTCGACGGCATGCTCGTGGGCACTATGGCCATACCCGTCAACAATGGCGCCTTGAACACCGCGGGC ACACGTACGCCACCCAATCGCTTTCCCAACTCATCGTCGTTTTGCATTAATCGCATCACCGTGGCGCTTCACATGATCGACTGTGCCAACAATATTGCCGCCTATCTGGAAAATCCCGAAGTGGGTCTCAATAATCAATCGTTGGATATCTTACAACGCGGTCGCTGGACCATGGAATCCACTGTGGTCGAGGTGGGCGTCTCATCCACCGATAATCcacgcaacaacaatatcatcGACATGGTGCAGGATGCTGTCAATGCAGCACTGTCACGAAACACACCTGGACGCAACTACACAGTTGTCCAGCTGCCCACCGTCTATACGAATGAGGCAGGCGGCGATCCGCAGCAGGCGGCaaatgatgctgctgcagGCGGCGCTGGCAGCGATGTTGGTGAGGAgcccacagcagcagctgctgtgaTCATAGAGGACGTGATTGTGTCGGATGACGAGGCAGCCGATGATATTATGCCCATTCTGggagatgatgatgaagaaggTGCCGCAGCGGCTGCAACGCAAGCAACTGGCGCTGgtgcatcaacagcagcaactggcgATGCTGCCAATGCGGCTGGCTATGATGCCAACGGCGCCAATGGCTCGAATGTGGCTGTCACTGGCATTGGACCGCGTCGTCGCACACGTCCCCAGGTGCTGGCGAATGTGATACAACGATATCGCACGGTGCAAACGCGTTTGGCGCCCTTTGTCGATCGCTACTACGAGATACTCGAACAGGATCCCGCATTTGAGGAGGCGGAAGGCGGCGAGGAGGCAGGCCAGGGCGAGAATGTGGCACGCGACAATGCACAGCGGATCTTTGATCGCGTCTCGGAGGCATTCCATTATCTCTCGCATGCCCAGCATGCCATCTCCGATCTGATGTTGGATCTGTCGCAGCCTGGACCCCGGGTGCTCACCTGTCGTCCCATTCTCGTCGAGCAGAGTGGCTACATACGCTCGAACAATATGTTTGCGGCCAATCTGCCGGACATGGCTTCACCACATACGCATCCACATCCCCATCAGCATCCGCATGCTGCGACAGCAACTGGCTCTGTGGTCGCCATTCCCATCAATTCGCCACCGAATGTCGCAAATGCAACGGCGGATGCCCTGAGGAATGCTGCACAGGATGCTTTgtctgccgccgctgctgctggtggaCAGGCGAATGCTGCTGGTGGTTTCTGGGAATTGAGTCCCAACTTTGTCGAGGATCCCGTGGATCCACCGAATCAGCAACCATCGCCCTCCGATTTGG ATCCTTGGCGGCGCATGGTGGGTCTGCTCAACATGGCAGTAGGTGGACATGCACAGGCAGCAGCTGGAACTGATGGAGCGGCTGGAACAGGAACAGGCGATGCAGCTACCACCCAGTCTGGTGCAGCAAATGCGGCAGCCGGAGCTGGCGGGGCAGGCGGAGGCGCCGCAGCGACACTTGTGCCCAACATCATCTCCATCAATTTGCCTGTGCATCTGATGGCCACCGCAATGCATCCACAGGGACGCCAAGCacctgctgctgatgctggaGGCAATGcgacagctgcaacagcaacggcagcatctgcaacggcagcggcaacgggAACAAGTGAAGCAACTGGCGTCGCGGCATCCACATCGGGTGGCACACGCAGCGGAGGCGAACAGCGGGCCAACACTTTGCCCACAACGGCGACACAGACAAGGTCGACAGCTCGGCCGCAGATACAGAttggtggcaacaacaattgggcTGGCAGAATTGCCCCCACGCACACCGCCTTCGATCGCTTCTTGCCCTGCAACAGTCATCACATTCGCGAGCCTGCTCCCTTGCcccagaacaacaacaacaacacgagcaacaacaacagcaacgcaaaTACGAATGCCAACAGCGCCAGAAGCAATCGCAGAGCCGGCGACATCGATGCGGCTTCCATTG TCATCTCACGCTTGCCACGTGGCCAGAGCGGCGGCACCTTGGATGTGTCGCGTGCGGCGCGACGTcgtgccagcaacagcagcagcagtagcaaccgAGCTCGGAGCTTGCCGAGATTGATGGCAAGCGGCGGTGTTGGTGGTTTTGGTGGTGGTGCTCGTGCTTTCGAGAGGAATGTTCCTGCTGCTGGtgcgaatacaaatacaaatgcgaatgcgaatgcgagtaATCCACCTCGGTACAGTAGACGGGCTAGATTGATAGAAGCTTTGTCCATGTTTGACAATATGTTGGTAACTAATTTGACAAATCGTGCGCATGCAGCTTTGGGTGGCATCGCTGACGTGGCCGTCACCGTCACAGCCAGTGTCCCTGGTGCCAATGCCAGCTCCACCTcttccccctcctcctcctcctcatcctcagCCTCCTCCTCATCCACAGGAGCCACAACAGCCGCCGGAGcagacgctgctgctgcctccgcCTCTgcctccagctccagttccgCAACCCAACCAACAACAGGAGCAACCACAATCAATGCGAGCAATCTGCGTGCTCAGCTCCGCCGGTTCCTTCATCACAGCGTCTTCGAGGAATTGCCCATCAATGAGGAGACGATGTCCACGGCTCTGGATCGTGCCCTCGAGTGGTTCAACGACAGTTTGCTGTATCTGCCGCAGTACGAACGACCGGAGTACAACTCCCGTGATTCTGTGTGCAACACGTTGCGTCAGAGCCTGCGTCTGGCCATCGAGCTATGCAGCACCAACTGCGAAGCGGATGCACAGTTCGAGCAGCGTCTCACACAGATTCGTGAACAGTTCCGCAAGCGGCTCTACAGCGTGCTTATCCTGTGCCTGGGCAGCGCCAATGCCGAGCTCTATTGGCGTCAGCTGATGCGGCTGCTCTTCGTGCCGCTGCGATCGA ATTTGCGCAATGAAGCCTTGCAGTTCCTGTGCAGTGTGATTGATCCCGAGATTCCAACGCACACGGACACCGCGGATGCCCAACAGTTCCTGGTGCTGCGCAATGCGCAGTCCACAACACCAGCCGATGCAGCT CAACCATTCGTTGCACCTCCACCGCTTGCCTTTCccgcacagcagcagcagcaatcgcagTCACAGACGGCGCTCGATAACGATGTGGAGATGGCCGAcgtggccagcagcagcaacagcagcagtgccACCGAACTGGACAAACCGCTGCCCGATGTCACCGTCGGCTCACAGCCCTGGCACAATAATTTCCCCAATGATTGGTTGCCCGTGATCACGCGTGACCTGCAAACCCAAACGGAG CAGAATCACCCGCAACCGCCTTACTCCGATGCCTACATATCTGGGATGTCAGCCAAGCGACGCAAAATCATTCAGACCGAGAAGCCATCGTCGAGCGTCGAATGCCTAATTGCCAGCGGTGTGCAACGTGCCATTCAAAGCACCGGATTGTCGGCACCCAATGGACCAGGTGGCGGTGGAGTGCCTGTCGTTAATCCCGATCTTGTGATTGGCGCAATTGCGCATGATGCTGCTGTCCAGGCCGCGTACACGGATGCGGTGCGAACGAATGCCCGCGAAAGGATCAAGCAGGACAACGATTATAAGCCAAGCAAATATCCGCAGATCGCCAAGTTCACAGAGCAAAAGTAG